The Populus trichocarpa isolate Nisqually-1 chromosome 11, P.trichocarpa_v4.1, whole genome shotgun sequence genome has a segment encoding these proteins:
- the LOC7472290 gene encoding probable LRR receptor-like serine/threonine-protein kinase At5g45780 isoform X1: protein MAAILFRTFLVIFWVRLTQATDTLLSPKGVNYEVAALMAVKREMRDEIGAMNGWDLNSVDPCTWNMISCSTEGFVISLEMASVGLSGTLSPSIGNLIHLRTMLLQNNHLSGPIPEEIGKLSELQTLDLSGNQFGGGIPSSLGFLTHLSYLRLSKNNLSGQIPRLVASLTGLSFLDLSFNNLSGPTPKILAKGYSITGNSYLCTSSHAQNCMGISKPVNAETVSSEQASSHHRWVLSVAIGISSTFVISVMLLVCWVHCYRSRLLFTSYVQQDYEFDIGHLKRFSFRELQIATSNFSPKNILGQGGYGVVYKGCLPNKTFIAVKRLKDPSFAGEVQFQTEVEMIGLALHRNLLSLHGFCMTPDERLLVYPYMPNGSVADRLRETCREKPSLDWNRRIHVALGAARGLLYLHEQCNPKIIHRDVKAANILLDEGFEAVVGDFGLAKLLDLRDSHVTTAVRGTVGHIAPEYLSTGQSSEKTDVFGFGILLLELITGQKALDAGNGQVQKRMILDWVRTLNEEKRLEVLVDRDLKGCFDALELEKAVELALKCTQSHPNLRPKMSEVLKVLEGLVGQSAMEESQGAPNIGEVRACSFSRHDRDVHEESSFIIEAMELSGPR from the exons ATGGCGGCCATTTTGTTCCGTACCTTTTTAGTAATATTTTGGGTGCGTTTAACTCAAGCTACTGATACTCTTCTTTCTCCAAAAGGTGTTAACTATGAAG TGGCAGCATTGATGGCTGTgaagagagaaatgagagatgAGATAGGTGCAATGAATGGTTGGGATTTGAACTCTGTTGATCCTTGCACTTGGAATATGATTAGTTGCTCTACTGAAGGCTTCGTCATCTCCCT TGAAATGGCAAGTGTGGGATTATCAGGAACTCTTTCGCCTAGCATTGGGAATTTGATTCACCTAAGGACAAT GCTATTGCAGAACAATCATTTATCTGGTCCCATTCCAGAAGAGATAGGAAAGCTTTCAGAGCTTCAAACGCTTGACCTCTCAGGTAACCAGTTCGGTGGTGGTATTCCGAGCTCTTTGGGCTTTCTGACCCATCTAAGTTACTT GCGACTCAGCAAAAACAATTTATCTGGACAGATTCCAAGACTGGTGGCCAGTCTTACTGGACTTTCATTCTT GGATTTATCATTTAACAATCTTAGTGGTCCAACTCCAAAAATATTAGCTAAAGGTTACAG TATTACAGGGAATAGCTATCTTTGCACTTCCTCACATGCACAAAATTGCATGGGTATCTCTAAGCCCGTGAACG CAGAGACAGTTTCATCTGAGCAAGCCAGCAGTCATCATCGGTGGGTGCTCTCTGTTGCCATAGGTATCAGCTCCACCTTTGTGATTTCTGTAATGCTGCTTGTCTGTTGGGTGCATTGTTATAGATCTCGTCTACTCTTCACATCATATG TGCAGCAAGATTATGAATTTGATATTGGTCATTTGAAGAGGTTTTCGTTCCGTGAACTACAAATTGCTACAAGCAACTTTAGTCCGAAAAATATCTTAGGGCAAGGTGGATATGGAGTGGTTTACAAAGGATGTCTCCCAAATAAAACCTTCATTGCAGTTAAAAGGCTGAAGGATCCAAGTTTTGCTGGAGAAGTGCAGTTTCAAACTGAAGTGGAAATGATTGGCTTGGCTCTACATCGAAACCTCTTAAGTCTACATGGATTCTGTATGACACCTGATGAGAGGTTGCTTGTTTATCCTTACATGCCAAATGGCAGTGTTGCTGACCGCCTGAGAG AGACTTGTCGAGAAAAACCATCTTTGGATTGGAACAGACGGATACACGTTGCCCTTGGGGCTGCTCGTGGACTTCTATACTTGCATGAACAATGCAATCCAAAGATAATTCACAGGGATGTTAAAGCTGCAAACATTTTGCTTGATGAAGGTTTTGAAGCTGTAGTTGGGGATTTCGGTCTTGCTAAGTTGTTGGATCTTAGAGATTCACATGTCACTACTGCAGTGCGGGGGACTGTAGGACACATTGCACCTGAGTATCTTTCAACTGGGCAATCATCTGAGAAAACtgatgtttttggatttggCATACTACTTTTGGAACTCATAACAGGGCAAAAGGCATTAGATGCTGGAAATGGTCAAGTTCAGAAGAGAATGATTCTTGACTGG GTTAGAACTTTGAATGAGGAGAAGAGGTTGGAAGTGCTAGTGGATAGGGATCTGAAGGGGTGTTTTGATGCGTTGGAGCTGGAAAAAGCTGTGGAGCTGGCTCTGAAGTGTACTCAGTCACATCCTAACCTTCGGCCAAAGATGTCAGAAGTCTTGAAGGTCCTGGAAGGTCTTGTTGGGCAGTCAGCTATGGAAGAATCACAAGGAGCACCTAATATTGGTGAGGTAAGGGCATGCAGTTTCTCGAGGCATGATAGAGATGTTCATGAGGAATCTTCTTTCATCATTGAAGCAATGGAGCTTTCGGGACCTCGGTGA
- the LOC7472290 gene encoding probable LRR receptor-like serine/threonine-protein kinase At5g45780 isoform X2, which yields MAAILFRTFLVIFWVRLTQATDTLLSPKGVNYEVAALMAVKREMRDEIGAMNGWDLNSVDPCTWNMISCSTEGFVISLEMASVGLSGTLSPSIGNLIHLRTMLLQNNHLSGPIPEEIGKLSELQTLDLSGNQFGGGIPSSLGFLTHLSYLRLSKNNLSGQIPRLVASLTGLSFLDLSFNNLSGPTPKILAKGYSITGNSYLCTSSHAQNCMGISKPVNETVSSEQASSHHRWVLSVAIGISSTFVISVMLLVCWVHCYRSRLLFTSYVQQDYEFDIGHLKRFSFRELQIATSNFSPKNILGQGGYGVVYKGCLPNKTFIAVKRLKDPSFAGEVQFQTEVEMIGLALHRNLLSLHGFCMTPDERLLVYPYMPNGSVADRLRETCREKPSLDWNRRIHVALGAARGLLYLHEQCNPKIIHRDVKAANILLDEGFEAVVGDFGLAKLLDLRDSHVTTAVRGTVGHIAPEYLSTGQSSEKTDVFGFGILLLELITGQKALDAGNGQVQKRMILDWVRTLNEEKRLEVLVDRDLKGCFDALELEKAVELALKCTQSHPNLRPKMSEVLKVLEGLVGQSAMEESQGAPNIGEVRACSFSRHDRDVHEESSFIIEAMELSGPR from the exons ATGGCGGCCATTTTGTTCCGTACCTTTTTAGTAATATTTTGGGTGCGTTTAACTCAAGCTACTGATACTCTTCTTTCTCCAAAAGGTGTTAACTATGAAG TGGCAGCATTGATGGCTGTgaagagagaaatgagagatgAGATAGGTGCAATGAATGGTTGGGATTTGAACTCTGTTGATCCTTGCACTTGGAATATGATTAGTTGCTCTACTGAAGGCTTCGTCATCTCCCT TGAAATGGCAAGTGTGGGATTATCAGGAACTCTTTCGCCTAGCATTGGGAATTTGATTCACCTAAGGACAAT GCTATTGCAGAACAATCATTTATCTGGTCCCATTCCAGAAGAGATAGGAAAGCTTTCAGAGCTTCAAACGCTTGACCTCTCAGGTAACCAGTTCGGTGGTGGTATTCCGAGCTCTTTGGGCTTTCTGACCCATCTAAGTTACTT GCGACTCAGCAAAAACAATTTATCTGGACAGATTCCAAGACTGGTGGCCAGTCTTACTGGACTTTCATTCTT GGATTTATCATTTAACAATCTTAGTGGTCCAACTCCAAAAATATTAGCTAAAGGTTACAG TATTACAGGGAATAGCTATCTTTGCACTTCCTCACATGCACAAAATTGCATGGGTATCTCTAAGCCCGTGAACG AGACAGTTTCATCTGAGCAAGCCAGCAGTCATCATCGGTGGGTGCTCTCTGTTGCCATAGGTATCAGCTCCACCTTTGTGATTTCTGTAATGCTGCTTGTCTGTTGGGTGCATTGTTATAGATCTCGTCTACTCTTCACATCATATG TGCAGCAAGATTATGAATTTGATATTGGTCATTTGAAGAGGTTTTCGTTCCGTGAACTACAAATTGCTACAAGCAACTTTAGTCCGAAAAATATCTTAGGGCAAGGTGGATATGGAGTGGTTTACAAAGGATGTCTCCCAAATAAAACCTTCATTGCAGTTAAAAGGCTGAAGGATCCAAGTTTTGCTGGAGAAGTGCAGTTTCAAACTGAAGTGGAAATGATTGGCTTGGCTCTACATCGAAACCTCTTAAGTCTACATGGATTCTGTATGACACCTGATGAGAGGTTGCTTGTTTATCCTTACATGCCAAATGGCAGTGTTGCTGACCGCCTGAGAG AGACTTGTCGAGAAAAACCATCTTTGGATTGGAACAGACGGATACACGTTGCCCTTGGGGCTGCTCGTGGACTTCTATACTTGCATGAACAATGCAATCCAAAGATAATTCACAGGGATGTTAAAGCTGCAAACATTTTGCTTGATGAAGGTTTTGAAGCTGTAGTTGGGGATTTCGGTCTTGCTAAGTTGTTGGATCTTAGAGATTCACATGTCACTACTGCAGTGCGGGGGACTGTAGGACACATTGCACCTGAGTATCTTTCAACTGGGCAATCATCTGAGAAAACtgatgtttttggatttggCATACTACTTTTGGAACTCATAACAGGGCAAAAGGCATTAGATGCTGGAAATGGTCAAGTTCAGAAGAGAATGATTCTTGACTGG GTTAGAACTTTGAATGAGGAGAAGAGGTTGGAAGTGCTAGTGGATAGGGATCTGAAGGGGTGTTTTGATGCGTTGGAGCTGGAAAAAGCTGTGGAGCTGGCTCTGAAGTGTACTCAGTCACATCCTAACCTTCGGCCAAAGATGTCAGAAGTCTTGAAGGTCCTGGAAGGTCTTGTTGGGCAGTCAGCTATGGAAGAATCACAAGGAGCACCTAATATTGGTGAGGTAAGGGCATGCAGTTTCTCGAGGCATGATAGAGATGTTCATGAGGAATCTTCTTTCATCATTGAAGCAATGGAGCTTTCGGGACCTCGGTGA
- the LOC7472290 gene encoding probable LRR receptor-like serine/threonine-protein kinase At5g45780 isoform X3: MAAILFRTFLVIFWVRLTQATDTLLSPKGVNYEVAALMAVKREMRDEIGAMNGWDLNSVDPCTWNMISCSTEGFVISLEMASVGLSGTLSPSIGNLIHLRTMLLQNNHLSGPIPEEIGKLSELQTLDLSGNQFGGGIPSSLGFLTHLSYLRLSKNNLSGQIPRLVASLTGLSFLDLSFNNLSGPTPKILAKGYSITGNSYLCTSSHAQNCMGISKPVNAETVSSEQASSHHRWVLSVAIVQQDYEFDIGHLKRFSFRELQIATSNFSPKNILGQGGYGVVYKGCLPNKTFIAVKRLKDPSFAGEVQFQTEVEMIGLALHRNLLSLHGFCMTPDERLLVYPYMPNGSVADRLRETCREKPSLDWNRRIHVALGAARGLLYLHEQCNPKIIHRDVKAANILLDEGFEAVVGDFGLAKLLDLRDSHVTTAVRGTVGHIAPEYLSTGQSSEKTDVFGFGILLLELITGQKALDAGNGQVQKRMILDWVRTLNEEKRLEVLVDRDLKGCFDALELEKAVELALKCTQSHPNLRPKMSEVLKVLEGLVGQSAMEESQGAPNIGEVRACSFSRHDRDVHEESSFIIEAMELSGPR; the protein is encoded by the exons ATGGCGGCCATTTTGTTCCGTACCTTTTTAGTAATATTTTGGGTGCGTTTAACTCAAGCTACTGATACTCTTCTTTCTCCAAAAGGTGTTAACTATGAAG TGGCAGCATTGATGGCTGTgaagagagaaatgagagatgAGATAGGTGCAATGAATGGTTGGGATTTGAACTCTGTTGATCCTTGCACTTGGAATATGATTAGTTGCTCTACTGAAGGCTTCGTCATCTCCCT TGAAATGGCAAGTGTGGGATTATCAGGAACTCTTTCGCCTAGCATTGGGAATTTGATTCACCTAAGGACAAT GCTATTGCAGAACAATCATTTATCTGGTCCCATTCCAGAAGAGATAGGAAAGCTTTCAGAGCTTCAAACGCTTGACCTCTCAGGTAACCAGTTCGGTGGTGGTATTCCGAGCTCTTTGGGCTTTCTGACCCATCTAAGTTACTT GCGACTCAGCAAAAACAATTTATCTGGACAGATTCCAAGACTGGTGGCCAGTCTTACTGGACTTTCATTCTT GGATTTATCATTTAACAATCTTAGTGGTCCAACTCCAAAAATATTAGCTAAAGGTTACAG TATTACAGGGAATAGCTATCTTTGCACTTCCTCACATGCACAAAATTGCATGGGTATCTCTAAGCCCGTGAACG CAGAGACAGTTTCATCTGAGCAAGCCAGCAGTCATCATCGGTGGGTGCTCTCTGTTGCCATAG TGCAGCAAGATTATGAATTTGATATTGGTCATTTGAAGAGGTTTTCGTTCCGTGAACTACAAATTGCTACAAGCAACTTTAGTCCGAAAAATATCTTAGGGCAAGGTGGATATGGAGTGGTTTACAAAGGATGTCTCCCAAATAAAACCTTCATTGCAGTTAAAAGGCTGAAGGATCCAAGTTTTGCTGGAGAAGTGCAGTTTCAAACTGAAGTGGAAATGATTGGCTTGGCTCTACATCGAAACCTCTTAAGTCTACATGGATTCTGTATGACACCTGATGAGAGGTTGCTTGTTTATCCTTACATGCCAAATGGCAGTGTTGCTGACCGCCTGAGAG AGACTTGTCGAGAAAAACCATCTTTGGATTGGAACAGACGGATACACGTTGCCCTTGGGGCTGCTCGTGGACTTCTATACTTGCATGAACAATGCAATCCAAAGATAATTCACAGGGATGTTAAAGCTGCAAACATTTTGCTTGATGAAGGTTTTGAAGCTGTAGTTGGGGATTTCGGTCTTGCTAAGTTGTTGGATCTTAGAGATTCACATGTCACTACTGCAGTGCGGGGGACTGTAGGACACATTGCACCTGAGTATCTTTCAACTGGGCAATCATCTGAGAAAACtgatgtttttggatttggCATACTACTTTTGGAACTCATAACAGGGCAAAAGGCATTAGATGCTGGAAATGGTCAAGTTCAGAAGAGAATGATTCTTGACTGG GTTAGAACTTTGAATGAGGAGAAGAGGTTGGAAGTGCTAGTGGATAGGGATCTGAAGGGGTGTTTTGATGCGTTGGAGCTGGAAAAAGCTGTGGAGCTGGCTCTGAAGTGTACTCAGTCACATCCTAACCTTCGGCCAAAGATGTCAGAAGTCTTGAAGGTCCTGGAAGGTCTTGTTGGGCAGTCAGCTATGGAAGAATCACAAGGAGCACCTAATATTGGTGAGGTAAGGGCATGCAGTTTCTCGAGGCATGATAGAGATGTTCATGAGGAATCTTCTTTCATCATTGAAGCAATGGAGCTTTCGGGACCTCGGTGA
- the LOC7472290 gene encoding probable LRR receptor-like serine/threonine-protein kinase At5g45780 isoform X4 translates to MAAILFRTFLVIFWVRLTQATDTLLSPKGVNYEVAALMAVKREMRDEIGAMNGWDLNSVDPCTWNMISCSTEGFVISLEMASVGLSGTLSPSIGNLIHLRTMLLQNNHLSGPIPEEIGKLSELQTLDLSGNQFGGGIPSSLGFLTHLSYLRLSKNNLSGQIPRLVASLTGLSFLDLSFNNLSGPTPKILAKGYSITGNSYLCTSSHAQNCMGISKPVNETVSSEQASSHHRWVLSVAIVQQDYEFDIGHLKRFSFRELQIATSNFSPKNILGQGGYGVVYKGCLPNKTFIAVKRLKDPSFAGEVQFQTEVEMIGLALHRNLLSLHGFCMTPDERLLVYPYMPNGSVADRLRETCREKPSLDWNRRIHVALGAARGLLYLHEQCNPKIIHRDVKAANILLDEGFEAVVGDFGLAKLLDLRDSHVTTAVRGTVGHIAPEYLSTGQSSEKTDVFGFGILLLELITGQKALDAGNGQVQKRMILDWVRTLNEEKRLEVLVDRDLKGCFDALELEKAVELALKCTQSHPNLRPKMSEVLKVLEGLVGQSAMEESQGAPNIGEVRACSFSRHDRDVHEESSFIIEAMELSGPR, encoded by the exons ATGGCGGCCATTTTGTTCCGTACCTTTTTAGTAATATTTTGGGTGCGTTTAACTCAAGCTACTGATACTCTTCTTTCTCCAAAAGGTGTTAACTATGAAG TGGCAGCATTGATGGCTGTgaagagagaaatgagagatgAGATAGGTGCAATGAATGGTTGGGATTTGAACTCTGTTGATCCTTGCACTTGGAATATGATTAGTTGCTCTACTGAAGGCTTCGTCATCTCCCT TGAAATGGCAAGTGTGGGATTATCAGGAACTCTTTCGCCTAGCATTGGGAATTTGATTCACCTAAGGACAAT GCTATTGCAGAACAATCATTTATCTGGTCCCATTCCAGAAGAGATAGGAAAGCTTTCAGAGCTTCAAACGCTTGACCTCTCAGGTAACCAGTTCGGTGGTGGTATTCCGAGCTCTTTGGGCTTTCTGACCCATCTAAGTTACTT GCGACTCAGCAAAAACAATTTATCTGGACAGATTCCAAGACTGGTGGCCAGTCTTACTGGACTTTCATTCTT GGATTTATCATTTAACAATCTTAGTGGTCCAACTCCAAAAATATTAGCTAAAGGTTACAG TATTACAGGGAATAGCTATCTTTGCACTTCCTCACATGCACAAAATTGCATGGGTATCTCTAAGCCCGTGAACG AGACAGTTTCATCTGAGCAAGCCAGCAGTCATCATCGGTGGGTGCTCTCTGTTGCCATAG TGCAGCAAGATTATGAATTTGATATTGGTCATTTGAAGAGGTTTTCGTTCCGTGAACTACAAATTGCTACAAGCAACTTTAGTCCGAAAAATATCTTAGGGCAAGGTGGATATGGAGTGGTTTACAAAGGATGTCTCCCAAATAAAACCTTCATTGCAGTTAAAAGGCTGAAGGATCCAAGTTTTGCTGGAGAAGTGCAGTTTCAAACTGAAGTGGAAATGATTGGCTTGGCTCTACATCGAAACCTCTTAAGTCTACATGGATTCTGTATGACACCTGATGAGAGGTTGCTTGTTTATCCTTACATGCCAAATGGCAGTGTTGCTGACCGCCTGAGAG AGACTTGTCGAGAAAAACCATCTTTGGATTGGAACAGACGGATACACGTTGCCCTTGGGGCTGCTCGTGGACTTCTATACTTGCATGAACAATGCAATCCAAAGATAATTCACAGGGATGTTAAAGCTGCAAACATTTTGCTTGATGAAGGTTTTGAAGCTGTAGTTGGGGATTTCGGTCTTGCTAAGTTGTTGGATCTTAGAGATTCACATGTCACTACTGCAGTGCGGGGGACTGTAGGACACATTGCACCTGAGTATCTTTCAACTGGGCAATCATCTGAGAAAACtgatgtttttggatttggCATACTACTTTTGGAACTCATAACAGGGCAAAAGGCATTAGATGCTGGAAATGGTCAAGTTCAGAAGAGAATGATTCTTGACTGG GTTAGAACTTTGAATGAGGAGAAGAGGTTGGAAGTGCTAGTGGATAGGGATCTGAAGGGGTGTTTTGATGCGTTGGAGCTGGAAAAAGCTGTGGAGCTGGCTCTGAAGTGTACTCAGTCACATCCTAACCTTCGGCCAAAGATGTCAGAAGTCTTGAAGGTCCTGGAAGGTCTTGTTGGGCAGTCAGCTATGGAAGAATCACAAGGAGCACCTAATATTGGTGAGGTAAGGGCATGCAGTTTCTCGAGGCATGATAGAGATGTTCATGAGGAATCTTCTTTCATCATTGAAGCAATGGAGCTTTCGGGACCTCGGTGA
- the LOC7472291 gene encoding shaggy-related protein kinase eta, with protein MAEDKEMNARVADGNDPVTGHIISTTIGGKNGEPKQTISYMAERVVGTGSFGIVFQAKCLETGETVAIKKVLQDRRYKNRELQLMRVMDHPNVISLKHCFFSTTDNNELFLNLVMEYVPESMYRVLKHYSNAKQAMPLIYVKLYTYQIFRGLAYIHTVPRVCHRDLKPQNLLVDPLTHQVKLCDFGSAKVLVKGEANISYICSRFYRAPELIFGATEYTTSIDIWSAGCVLAELLLGQPLFSGENAVDQLVEIIKVLGTPTREEIRCMNPNYTDFRFPQIKAHPWHKVFHKRMPPEAIDLASRLLQYSPSLRCTALEACAHPFFDELREPNARLPNGRPLPALFNFKQELNGASPELVNKLIPDHVKRQMGLNLMHLAGT; from the exons ATGGCTGAAGATAAG gaaaTGAATGCCCGTGTTGCTGATGGGAACGATCCAGTCACCGGTCATATAATTTCGACCACAATTGGCGGTAAGAACGGAGAGCCAAAGCAG ACCATCAGTTACATGGCGGAGCGGGTTGTGGGAACAGGGTCGTTTGGTATAGTCTTCCAG GCAAAATGTTTGGAAACTGGGGAGACGGTGGCGATAAAGAAGGTTTTGCAAGATAGAAGATATAAGAACCGAGAATTGCAGTTAATGCGAGTGATGGATCATCCTAATGTTATTTCGTTGAAGCACTGTTTCTTTTCTACAACAGATAACAATGAGCTTTTTCTTAACTTGGTTATGGAGTATGTTCCCGAGAGCATGTATAGGGTTTTGAAGCATTACAGCAATGCAAAACAAGCAATGCCACTTATCTATGTGAAACTTTACACGTACCAG ATTTTTAGGGGACTGGCTTATATCCACACTGTTCCTAGAGTTTGCCATCGGGATTTAAAGCCCCAAAATCTCTTG GTTGATCCTCTTACTCACCAGGTTAAGCTTTGTGATTTTGGAAGTGCAAAAGTGCTG GTCAAAGGTGAAGCTAATATATCATACATATGTTCCCGATTTTATCGGGCTCCAGAACTTATATTTGGTGCCACGGAATACACGACATCAATTGATATATGGTCTGCTGGTTGTGTGCTTGCTGAGCTTCTTCTTGGCCAA CCACTGTTTTCAGGAGAAAATGCTGTGGACCAACTTGTAGAAATTATCAAG GTTCTTGGCACTCCAACAAGAGAAGAAATTCGCTGTATGAACCCGAATTATACTGATTTTCGGTTTCCACAGATAAAGGCACACCCATGGCACAAG GTTTTCCATAAGAGGATGCCTCCAGAAGCAATTGATCTTGCATCACGGCTGCTGCAATACTCACCAAGTCTCCGTTGTACAGCA TTGGAAGCATGTGCACATCCCTTCTTTGATGAACTCCGAGAACCCAATGCTCGCCTACCAAATGGCCGCCCTTTACCAGCTCTCTTCAACTTTAAACAGGAG TTAAATGGGGCTTCTCCTGAGCTTGTTAACAAGTTGATACCGGATCATGTGAAACGACAAATGGGTTTAAATTTAATGCACCTGGCTGGGACATGA